cacagatcgaccgatctgtaagaatagatcgatcgatcccgtgccgaggaaagaatcccaaatcgatttttttggttttgtacgattatatccggattgattcccacttgatttgaaccgaccaagcatgatttcaactctttaaactcgatttctCTGGGATGAAACCCATAATTTCCCATTCACGAATAAAGGGagacaaaataaaattctcaCCCAAGTTCATTAACCCTAACTCACTCAATTTCACTCTGATTTGGACGATTATTTCACCCAAAGCAAATAACCTTCCCCCTTTCTTTTTATCAACATTAAAACTCCAACTTGAAGATACAACCAATTCCCAAACACCACATGAAGCATAGACATGAATCAtggtagaaataatgtgaaaattttgtgaaaattttgtgaacaatcaatggaatatagaagACGGCGAAGAAGGTTGCCAAGGTTTTTTTTGTcgcttttttttgttcctttttcgttttttttttaaatcaattttttaaaaatatataaaagtaaatattctcaaatattttgtttccatatttttaggaactgatttcttatccgtagaatacaactaatatgtagaaatcagtttctacagttttttagaattatagtaatgtttagaatttgatttctacatgttttagatttatagtaaatctgtagaagtcggtttctacatgttttagaattagattaatgtgtagatttcgatttctaagaattttagaatggtaggttaagcgcggaatgtgtattctacatatttgtagaatactcctatttacgtagatcacgtattctaaacattgtagattcaatgaaaaaagtagatttcgttttctacttcgtagaatgtcatttctactttttttagaacataatctgaaatttataattttaacttttttataactggaaaatataccattaagttcatataggtattttaacaaatgttactatttttccaaattttttttgtttgtaaaactatttattaaaattattttcataaatattaaagggtattataaaaaaatatgacacaaaatatagattagtctaaagggacatagttactattttttttgctctgaaaaaacagttttcccaTATTTCTATTGCCTGAGTCACCTAGTTGTGACAAATTCATAATCTAATGTAGAAAAAACTTATGATTGAATTCTGAAAATATCCACTATAGTTACTTGGGTTCAGAATCTtttgttataaaagaaaaagttagGAAACATCAATTTATTACATTACTCATAATCTTTATATTCCATTAAAGTTCTTATTGTTATAAATGTCAAACAGACTAATCCTCATCTAAATAGCCTAATCCATAGCAGACTTGATTTTTTGATCCGTGCAGGcagcttttatatatatatatatatatatgtctagaTCTATTTTACTATTGGTACATTTTATCGCCCCTTGTGACATCTCTAGTTTTATGTACTAGGAATTGAGTATCTGCTAATACATGATAATATCTTTTTAATActtacaatataaaaatgataGGCTTGTTATTTGATATCAATATTTGTGTGTTTACAAATTTTCCCCAGTTACCTTTGACCGTTTCCATGATTGGTCCTGATATTTCCCTTGTCTGAGTCACCTAGTTGTGGACGAGGTCATAATAAAATGTAGGAAAAACTTATGACTGACTTTGTTACAAAGAAAAAACTTATGACTAAATTCTGAAAATATCCCCATTACAAAGGCAATAACAACTGTCAACGCATTTTAATTAATGTCTTAAATACTAAGTTAATGTCTTAAATACTAAGTTCCAAAAATtaaagataataatatatacGATTACGGAAACAAAATCTCTCCCACCATTTGTTGACCGTTCATGAAGATATCGTAGAAAACCTCAATCGCAAAAACCCTCAAGTACACACAACACTACATTAATACACCTTTCGAATTAAATTCTCCATTATATTTTCTCTGATAAGTTTCGTTTGTTCGTGCGAAAAAAAAGTTTCGTTTGCGTTTATGGTTAATGAAAAAttagagaagaaaaaacatttgCAAAATCTCGTCACTGATTCTGATTTCATCCAATAAGGTAACAGTTTCTTTTGGATTTAATTCCCAATAATCTTCAATActagacaaaataaaaacaggGTATTGATTCTTCTTGAATCTGAGAAACCTTTTGACTCAGATTCCGGAGTCTAAACAATGTTGGGTGAGACATCTAGCAAGAATCCAAGAATCAGCCACGTGTCCATTTCCACCGGAGATATCTGCAGCGAATTCGGAAGCAGCTCCGATTTCGCTAACTACACCGTCCATGTCCCTCCGACGCCGGATAACAATCCGGCTCCGCTTCACATCGCTCTCCAAGACATCGACACCGGTTCATCTTACAAAGACGACGACTTGGATCAAACCGAACTGAGAAtcagtgaagaagaagatgcctTGCTCTACAAGATATCTCAGCCCTTAACTCGTGTTGTCAAAATCTCTCCGATCATCATCGCTCTGTATCGGTATACTCTTATCTCTCTGTCTTTGAGATATTTCACTGTCGTGTCGGTTACAAACACTTTGAGATGCGATGTGTTGCGTCATAAAAAGCGTGATATTTCTTAAGATTTTCtgacaatgttttttttttttttttgttttgtcttttcaggattttaatatttgtccGAATCGTATCACTATGTCTGTTTCTATTTTGGAGAGTCAATAACGCAAATGAGAAAGCAATCTGGCTATGGGGTCTCTCTGTAATCTGCGAAATCTGGTTTGCTTTCTCTTGGTTAATCGACCAAATCCCTAGGCTGTATCCGGTTAACCACGCAACCGATACCGAAGCCTTGAAGGCGAGATTCGAATCACCAAACCCGAACAACCCGACCGGGAAATCGGATCTTCCTGGAATCGATGTGTTTGTTTCAACTGCTGATGCAGAGAAGGAGCCACCGTTGGTTACAGCCAACACAATCCTTTCGATATTATCCGTCGATTATCCTATTGAGAAGCTTTCTTGCTATCTCTCCGACGATGGAGGCTCGCTTCTAACGTTTGAAGCAATGGCTGAAGCAGCTAGCTTTGCGAAAATATGGGTACCTTTTTGCAGGAAACATAAGGTCGAGCCGCGGAATCCGGAAAGTTACTTCGGTTTGAAGAAAGATCCTTACAAGGGTAAGGTGAGGCATGATTTTGTTAGAGAGCGAAGGTATGTGAAAAGGGGTTACGAGGAGTTTAAGGTTCGGGTTAACGCATTGTCTCATTCGATTAGAAGGAGATCTGATGCGTTTAATAGCAAAGAAGAGATCAAAGCCTTGGAGAAATGGAAGAACTGGAAAGTGAAAGTTGAGGAAGACCAAGTCAAGGAACCAAGGCCTGCTATAGTAGCTCCTAAAGCTACTTGGATGAGTGACGGCACGCATTGGCCGGGTACTTGGACTGTTCCTTGTCAGAACCATTCGAGAGGTGACCATGCTAGTATTATACAGGTAAAGAAATCACATGGTTTGAATCTCTAACTTGGTTCGTGTTTTGATTTGGAgattaattatgtttatttatttatttatttgcagGTGTTGCTTAATCCTCCTGAAGATGAACCGCTTAATGAGAGAGGCGGTGAGGAGTGCGCACTGGATTTCGAAGGAGTAGACACTCGTTTACCGATGTTTGTGTACGTGAGCCGCCAGAAACGGCCTGGTTATGATCATAACAAGAAGGCAGGAGCTATGAACGCTTTGGTCCGAGCCTCAGCTATAATGTCTAATGGACCGTTCATATTGAACTTAGACTGTGACCACTACGTCTACAACTCTATAGCCTTTAGAGATGGGATCTGTTTCATGATGGACGAAGATGGCGACCGCGTCTGCTATGTTCAGTTTCCGCAGAGGTTCGAAGGCATAGATCCCTCTGACCGCTATGCTAACAAAAACACTGTTTTCTTCGACATTAACCTGAGGGCTCTCGATGGGATTCAAGGTCCGATGTATGTCG
This region of Brassica napus cultivar Da-Ae chromosome C5, Da-Ae, whole genome shotgun sequence genomic DNA includes:
- the LOC106433312 gene encoding putative cellulose synthase-like protein D6, whose translation is MLGETSSKNPRISHVSISTGDICSEFGSSSDFANYTVHVPPTPDNNPAPLHIALQDIDTGSSYKDDDLDQTELRISEEEDALLYKISQPLTRVVKISPIIIALYRILIFVRIVSLCLFLFWRVNNANEKAIWLWGLSVICEIWFAFSWLIDQIPRLYPVNHATDTEALKARFESPNPNNPTGKSDLPGIDVFVSTADAEKEPPLVTANTILSILSVDYPIEKLSCYLSDDGGSLLTFEAMAEAASFAKIWVPFCRKHKVEPRNPESYFGLKKDPYKGKVRHDFVRERRYVKRGYEEFKVRVNALSHSIRRRSDAFNSKEEIKALEKWKNWKVKVEEDQVKEPRPAIVAPKATWMSDGTHWPGTWTVPCQNHSRGDHASIIQVLLNPPEDEPLNERGGEECALDFEGVDTRLPMFVYVSRQKRPGYDHNKKAGAMNALVRASAIMSNGPFILNLDCDHYVYNSIAFRDGICFMMDEDGDRVCYVQFPQRFEGIDPSDRYANKNTVFFDINLRALDGIQGPMYVGTGCLFRRTALYGFDPPDLPVETEPSGCCCCCFPREKKRSPATVASQPAYYVDVEEEDQFDVNLIRKHFGSSSMLVSSVKVAEFQGKPLAMGHSSIRGRPPGSLTCGREPLDAAAVSEAVNVISCWYEDKTEWGISVGWVYGSVTEDVVTGFRMHEKGWRSFYCVTEPDAFRGSAPINLTDRLHQVLRWATGSVEIFFSRNNAVLAGRKLKFLQRISYLNVGIYPFTSVFILTYCFLPPLSLFSGQFVVDSLAPTFLVYLLTISLSLCGLAVLEVKWSGISLEEWWRNEQFWLIGGTSAHLVAVLQGILKVIAGIEISFTLTSKSSGDDEDDEFADLYLFKWTSLMILPLTIIILNIVAILFAFCRTVFSDNPQWSNLVGGTFFAAWVLVHMYPFAKGLMGRRGRTPTIVYVWSGLIAICISLLYVTIKNSELNGGSFQLT